The Terriglobales bacterium genome contains the following window.
AAAGACTACATAAGAACAAGGATCGCCCTGCCTCACTTTCATGAGCGCAAGCTCGAATTGTGCCACGGATGCGATCAGGCGATCACGATGACCAGTCAGCGCTTCCAGGAAAGCTGGCGCCTGTGTCTCTCTGAAAGGAGAAATGTTGTTTTGCGTGATGAAAGAACTGAGGGTCTCTTCCAGAAGATTGCGCCGTCGTAGCAGGGTAACGGTGAGTACACAGGTGCGCTCAAGGACATAGATTCGCCATAGCAAGATGTTCCTTCGTCCCTCTTCCAGGTCCTTCGAGTGCGCGACCCTGTGGATATAGGGGTCATCGTCCGCACATACCTGATAGCTGGCCCTGAACAGGCCCAGGAGTTTCCGTTGGTGGGCTGCAAGATCCATAGCTCAATTCCTAAAGGCCGCACGGAGCCGACCCAACTCCTCTGCAATCGCATTGTGGCCTAGACCTGGTACCGCCTCAGGCATGAACTCATAGACCACAACCTGGGCATTTCGCGCTGACTGCTGGACGACTTGTCGTGCCAGTTCGACGGTGGAGCTGCGGGTGAGTTGAGAGTGTACGTCCAACAGAAAGCCGTTGTGTTCTACTCCGCAGGCAACATGCAGTTCGCGAACATTCGCAGGCTGAAGTTCGCTGAGGAAGGCAGGGATATCGAACCCATGGTTGTGCGCATCGCATTCCAGGTTGTACACATCAAGAATCAAGCCGCAACCGGTTCTATTCGTGAGCGCGTTGAGGAAACCAGCATCGGAATAGTCACTCGGGAAATCAGGGATGACGTGAACAATGTTCTCTAACAGAAAGGGAAGCCTGTAACGTTCTTGAATCGCACTTACCCTTTCGCACACCATATCGAGCGCCTCATTAGTCTTCGGCATGGCAAGCATAATACCTAGGTGCTCCCCATCGACCTTGGTATAAGCGAGATGCTCGCTATGCCAAGCCACATCGACCTGCTCAAGAAAGTCGTCCAGAAGACGCAAGTAGGTGGGAGACCATCCTTCATGCGAACCGATAGATAAACTAACGCCATGCACAATAATCTGCGCTGCTTTGCCTATATTCTTGAGTTCCGACATAATCTCGTTGCTGAGGGAGATCTCATGATCATTTACCTCGGATATCGTCTCCAGCGTCACCTCGATATAGTCGACAAGGGGAAGCATGCGTTCAAGAAGGGCGGGATCGCGCCCCTCATATGTGGCGCCGATGGCCACGGATGTATTCGCTTGCGTGAGATAGTTGATACGAGCAGCCATCGGAGTACTGTTCCCCTTGTCTCCTATTTTGGTATGAAGCAAACCACCGATTTACCGGGTCAGGATGCCCCCCTGTATGTGGGGGACTTTGTTCAATTCAGCCAGTGGAGTCAGTTCGGGATCTCCGCGCAAGAAGCTGATATCGAATCCCGTCAGGCCGCAATTGCAGCCACCCTTTACGACGTGGCGGATGGCGTGATCGAGCGCGGCATGAAGGTCCTCCAATGTGACCTTCCCCTCCGCGACAACAATCTGTAGATGGTTGTTTTTGATTTCGTGCTGCATTGATTTCTCCTTTCTGGTATAGGTAGTGAGAACTAGTTGCAAATCGTTTCGCCTGGGCGCGAAAACTAGTCCCGTGATAGGAGTTCCAGTTTTGTCGAGGAGCGTCTTTTTTACGGAACTATTCCCATGCCTGGAGTATAGTGGGGGTGTTAAGTGTTCCCCATGAGGAGGTACTCATGCAGCTCCACCGGATAATCTCTCTGATCGGGATCGCCTGTGTTGCATGGGCTCTTGTGGCGGAAGCCCAGAAGAAGCCAACTACTTCATCCCAGAACACGGCTGGTCAGGTCCAGGTTGCACCGCAGAAAAAGGCGGTTACGCCGGCTCAGACCAGAGTTCCCCTGCCAGGCCAACTCCAACCGGCATCGGATGAACAGAACAAAGCAGTCGTGCGGCGGGTATTCGATGACCTCTTCACTCGCGGGCGCTATGAGTTCATCAATGATATCTATACCAAGGACTGTGCCGTCCACTTCCGCGGCCGGAACAACCGACTGGAAGAGGCGGTGGCGGAAGGTAAAGGATGGAGGTCGGCGGCTCCCGATCTCGTGATGAAGGTCGACAACATGATGGTGCAGCGCGACTTCGTGATGGTTAACTGGACTGCACTGGGAACGAACACGGGCAAAGGCAATGGAGTTCCAGCCTCAGGGAAGCGCATCCTGATCCATGGCAATAGCAAATTCCGGCTTGTCAATGGGAAGATTGCCGAGGTGTGGAACGAGTACGACCGGGACGAGATTTTTCGCCAAGTCGGGGTGTCCCCAAAACTAGGCCACCTCTATGACATGACCCAGGACTACTGGTCGGCCTTGAATCGAATTGTTTCCGATACCGGTTTGGCGGTGCTTCAGTTCAGTCTTATAAAGTTGTAAGGTATTGGGTCCAATCCCCTGTCCACACACCTGAAAGATGACCATCCTTCAGTGTCTCAGTCGCCTACGCTGCTTGAAGTGTGGACCTCTATTCAATGAACTCTGCTGGAATTCTCTTGAATCACCAATGCTGGTTTGCGCATGTCCCTGTACGACCCCTTCAACAGAACGAATTGAACGAAACGCACTAGCGAGTAGCGTGAGATGGCCAGAATAGCGCTCATCGCCCAAAAGGATAATCGCTGGGCAAACAGCATCTTGCAGATTCTCAGCCAGGCAAGAACCACCCATGAATGCTACTTTGCCGAGCTCGGTAGCTTTTGCAATAGTGCAGATGAAAGCGATCCGGAGGCGAGTTACGTCTACATTCCTTCTTTAATTGATCGGGAGGGAATAATTCCTGATTTATCCGAAGCTGAACGGGTATTTCAGCGATCTGCCAGGCTCCGGCCAAGGAAACTAGTCCTGCTTTCCAGTGCCCTGATTTATGGAACGGGCCCCTGGAGACTGGGCCTGGTCAGCGAGGATTACACCGCTGGAAATTATCGCGGAGACCAAATTTGTAGTCGCTGGAAGTCGCTTGAGGCGACGGCCGGTCAATGTTTGAATTTGAAGGGGAATGTACCACTCATAATCCTGCGTCCCACAACCGTGCTGCCCTCACCGGCTTTGCTCAGCCGGCGACTGATGCGGCGGTTCACATTTACTTTGCCTGGGCACGATCCCACATTGCAGCTTCTCAGTCTCTGCGACCTGGCAGAGGCCCTGCTCTGCGCCCTTGAGCAGGATAAACCAGGCGTATTTAATGTCGCTCCGGATGGTGTAGTTCCACTGCATGCTGCCGTTCGGATCGCCCACGGTTACAGCGTTGCGCTTCCGCGCACCTTGCAGCGCCTGTTCAGACGCTCGGATGCTCTCGACTACCTGCGCTATCCGTGGACGGTTTCAAATAAAAAAATTAAGGAAGAGCTGGGCTTTGCTCCCCGCAAATCAAGTATTGCCACTGTCTTTGAAATGGAAGCGGAAACGGAAATTGACTGCCGGAAGAGAGGCCCTTCCCTACCCTCGCCCGAGCCCACGTTTGACGACTTTGGAATGGATAAGAACCTTATTCAGTCTTACGGCAAGACCCTGTTCAAGTTTCTGTGCGATTACTACTGGCGCATCGAAGTCAAAGGACTCGAGTATGTTCCTCGCGAGGGGCCAGCAATTCTGGTCGGCATGCATCGTGGTTTTATGCCTTGGGATGGTGTCATGGTCCTGCACCAGTTGGTCCAAAAGGCAGGGAGATTTCCCCGCTTTCTCACTCATCCTGGATTGCTGAAGTTCCCATTTATTTCCAGCTTCGTAACCAAGCTCGGGGGAGTGATTGCCTGCCAGGAAAGCGCCGACCGGGTGCTTGAAAGCGGCGAGCTACTGGGTGTGTTCCCAGAGGGCGTTCGGGGCGCGTTCACACCGTATCGCGAGGCTTATAGGCTGAAGTCGTTTGGGCGCGATGCTTTTGTAAAAATCGCCCTGCGTCACCGCGTCCGGATTGTTCCTTTTGTTACCGTTGGCAGCGCTGAAATATTTCCAATATTCGCAACCATAAAATCCCGCCGATGGACCCGCTATTCGGATTGGCCCTGTCTGCCGCTTTCCACTTTCCCTATTTTGCCAGTGCCGCTGCCTTCAAAGTGGCACATGCAATTCTTGCCTGCCATTCACCTGGGAGAACAATACCCGCGAGAAGCGGCTCAGGATGCTTCGGTGATCAAAGCAATAAGCCTGGAAGTTCGAAACAGGATGCAACAAGCGGTAGATGAAATGATCCGCAAGCGCCGATCAGTGTTCTTTGGTTCAATCTTCGAGCCCGAGGAAGAAGCAGGAACCAGGTGATCTTCGCGCCAAGGAGTTGCTTGCGTTAAGCAACCGGCAATGGTAAAAGTGCACCCGAATGCAAGGAGCAATTTTTTGTGTGCTCCGGCGGAATGAGGAGCGGGTTCAATGCAAAAGATTCAGAGATTGGCGTGTCTGCTGTTGGCGCTTCTGCTGATAAGAGCGCCCATAGTTGCGCAATCGGCTGCCACCGCTGATTTGCACGGCACAGTGAAGGACTCCAGCGGAGCGATCATCCAGAGTGCGACTGTGACCGTACGCGACGAGTCGAGAAATTTTGAGCGCACCGTCCAGACCAACCAAGCTGGATACTTTACCTTTCTCTCATTACCTCCAGGCCGCTACACGGTGACCGTAAGAGCCAAGAGCTTTTCCCCGACGGTGGCTAAAGACGTCCTGGTCACCGTGGGCCAGGTTGCTGACTATCCTGTCACCATGAAAGTGGCGGCGGATGTGGAAATCACGGTTCGTGGCGAGCCGTTGTTGATTGAAACCTCCAAGACATCCACCAGCAGCACCATCGGCCAAGAGCGCATTGAAAACCTGCCCACTAACGGCCGCAACTATATAAACTTCTCCCTGACGAATTCCCAGGTTCAGCGTGATGCAGCGCCCAGTCTTGGCGGCGCGCCTACCTCGGGATTGAACTTTGGCGGCCAGCGGGCGCGCTCCAATGAGGTCAACGTTGACGCCATGGACGCCGTGGATAATTCAGTGAACGGCATCCGCTCGACCTTGTCGCAGGAGGGCGTGCAGGAATTCCAGATCATCACCAACGGCTATGAAGCCGAATACGGACGCGCCACCGGCGGGGTGGTCAACATCATCACCAAGTCCGGCACCAACAGTTTTCACGGCAGCGTTTTCGGCTACCTGCGCAACCGCAACTTCCAGGCGCAAAACCCTTTCACGAACACGCCCAATCCGGCTTACACACGTGTGCAGGCCGGGGTCGCCTACGGCGGCGCGCTGAAGAAGAACCGCACCTTCTACTTCTTCTCTTTTGAGATGGCGCGCCGGCAAGAGACCGGGTTTTCAACCATCGGGAGCGACCGCTTCGGTCTGGTTCCCTTGCCCAATGCGGCAACTTTCGGGCTTCCGGCAACCGCGCTGGTGACGCCTGCCCAGGCAAGCTTCCTTGCCACGGCGCCGGTTTCACCTTTGACTGTGGCTTATGCCCAGTTGGCGGCAGGCGGTTCTGCAGTTGCATTAGCTGGTGCGCCCGGTGCGCCGGGACCGTTAGGAGCTTTCCCTACCACCGGAGCGCCACTGCCGGCCTCCTATCACAATCTCTTAAGTCAGGTTGGGAACTATCCGGTATCTGAAGCCACAGACATTTACTCGCTCCGGTTCGACCACAAGTTTTCCAGCAGAAATCAGGTGATGCTTCGTTTTGGCCTGAGTCCCAGTGACATGACCGGGATTCAAGTGAACGCGCAGAACCAGGACTTCGGCCAGAACGCCTTTTCCCGCACTTCCACGCAGAACTATCACGACAGCAGCGCCGGGGTGCAAGACACCTGGATCCTGAGCGACAACAGGACCAACGAAGCCAGATACCAGTACTCCCGCCGCGGGCTGCTCTACAATTTTTCCAGGGCTCCGGGAGGCAGCGACGTAGCCGTCAATATCCCCGGATTCGCCTTCTTTGGCCGCGAGCCGTTTTCGTTCGTAAAGCGGGTGGAGCAGCGCAACCAGGTGAGCGACACCTTCTCCTGGATAAAGGGCCGGCACAGCATCAAATTTGGCGCTGATGTGAACGCCCTGGCGATCAATGCCGATTTCACCGTGAACTTC
Protein-coding sequences here:
- a CDS encoding DUF692 family protein, giving the protein MAARINYLTQANTSVAIGATYEGRDPALLERMLPLVDYIEVTLETISEVNDHEISLSNEIMSELKNIGKAAQIIVHGVSLSIGSHEGWSPTYLRLLDDFLEQVDVAWHSEHLAYTKVDGEHLGIMLAMPKTNEALDMVCERVSAIQERYRLPFLLENIVHVIPDFPSDYSDAGFLNALTNRTGCGLILDVYNLECDAHNHGFDIPAFLSELQPANVRELHVACGVEHNGFLLDVHSQLTRSSTVELARQVVQQSARNAQVVVYEFMPEAVPGLGHNAIAEELGRLRAAFRN
- a CDS encoding 1-acyl-sn-glycerol-3-phosphate acyltransferase, with translation MARIALIAQKDNRWANSILQILSQARTTHECYFAELGSFCNSADESDPEASYVYIPSLIDREGIIPDLSEAERVFQRSARLRPRKLVLLSSALIYGTGPWRLGLVSEDYTAGNYRGDQICSRWKSLEATAGQCLNLKGNVPLIILRPTTVLPSPALLSRRLMRRFTFTLPGHDPTLQLLSLCDLAEALLCALEQDKPGVFNVAPDGVVPLHAAVRIAHGYSVALPRTLQRLFRRSDALDYLRYPWTVSNKKIKEELGFAPRKSSIATVFEMEAETEIDCRKRGPSLPSPEPTFDDFGMDKNLIQSYGKTLFKFLCDYYWRIEVKGLEYVPREGPAILVGMHRGFMPWDGVMVLHQLVQKAGRFPRFLTHPGLLKFPFISSFVTKLGGVIACQESADRVLESGELLGVFPEGVRGAFTPYREAYRLKSFGRDAFVKIALRHRVRIVPFVTVGSAEIFPIFATIKSRRWTRYSDWPCLPLSTFPILPVPLPSKWHMQFLPAIHLGEQYPREAAQDASVIKAISLEVRNRMQQAVDEMIRKRRSVFFGSIFEPEEEAGTR
- a CDS encoding ester cyclase, producing MQLHRIISLIGIACVAWALVAEAQKKPTTSSQNTAGQVQVAPQKKAVTPAQTRVPLPGQLQPASDEQNKAVVRRVFDDLFTRGRYEFINDIYTKDCAVHFRGRNNRLEEAVAEGKGWRSAAPDLVMKVDNMMVQRDFVMVNWTALGTNTGKGNGVPASGKRILIHGNSKFRLVNGKIAEVWNEYDRDEIFRQVGVSPKLGHLYDMTQDYWSALNRIVSDTGLAVLQFSLIKL